One window of Etheostoma spectabile isolate EspeVRDwgs_2016 chromosome 6, UIUC_Espe_1.0, whole genome shotgun sequence genomic DNA carries:
- the rxrbb gene encoding retinoic acid receptor RXR-beta-A isoform X1, whose protein sequence is MSSQQTNSSASNSPTSILGSPFSVISPSLNSPVVSPSLGFGPISNSQISSSAPISGMHSISSSEDIKPPFGLRPMPAHSPGMMLSQKRMCVICGDRSSGKHYGVYSCEGCKGFFKRTVRKDLSYTCRDNKECLVDKRQRNRCQYCRYQKCLAMGMKREVIKHVKWIKEDGKDEGWMTVQEERQRNREREGELEFSVGVNEEMPVEKILEAETAVEQKTELHSDGGSAGNSPHDAVSNICQTADKQLFALVEWAKRIPHFSELPLDDQVILLRAGWNELLIASFSHRSIGLKDGVLLASELQRDSAHSAGVGAIFDRESVQSAEVGAIFDRVLTELVNKMRDMQMDKAELGCLRAIVLFNPDAKGLSNTGEVELLREKVYASLEAYCKQKYPEQQGRFAKLLLRLPALRSIGLKCLEHLFFFKLIGDTPIDTFLMEMLEAPHQLS, encoded by the exons ATGTCCTCACAGCAGACCAACAGTTCAGCCTCCAACAGCCCCACCAGCATCTTGGGTTCTCCTTTCTCAGTTATCAGTCCCTCACTTAACTCCCCAGTGGTCTCACCCTctctgggatttggacccatcAGCAACAGTCAG ATCTCTTCTTCAGCACCTATATCAGGGATGCACTCAATCAGCAGCTCAGAAGATATCAAGCCTCCATTTGGCCTGAGGCCCATGCCAGCTCACAGCCCTGGAATGATGTTGTCTCAGAAACGCATGTGTGTCATCTGTGGAGACCGCTCTTCTG GCAAGCACTATGGAGTGTACAGCTGTGAAGGTTGCAAAGGTTTCTTCAAACGAACTGTGCGCAAAGACCTTAGCTATACCTGCAGGGATAACAAAGAGTGCCTGGTCGACAAACGCCAGCGCAATCGCTGCCAGTACTGCCGCTACCAGAAGTGCCTGGCCATGGGCATGAAGAGGGAAG TGATCAAACATGTAAAGTGGATAAAAGAAGATGGAAAAGATGAGGGATGGATGA CGGTCCAGGAGGAGCGCCAGAGAAACCGTGAGCGTGAAGGAGAGCTTGAGTTCAGTGTTGGCGTGAATGAGGAGATGCCTGTGGAGAAGATTTTAGAGGCAGAGACGGCTGTGGAACAGAAGACTGAACTTCACTCTGATGGCGGTTCTGCTGGCAACTCT CCCCATGATGCAGTTAGCAATATCTGTCAGACTGCAGACAAACAGCTGTTTGCCTTGGTGGAGTGGGCAAAGAGAATCCCTCACTTCTCTGAACTGCCCCTCGATGACCAGGTCATCCTCCTGCGTGCAG GCTGGAATGAGCTCCTCATTGCTTCGTTCTCCCATCGCTCCATTGGTTTGAAGGATGGAGTTCTCCTAGCCTCTGAGCTGCAGCGCGACAGTGCACACAGCGCAGGAGTTGGAGCCATTTTTGACAG GGAGAGTGTGCAGAGCGCAGAGGTTGGTGCCATATTTGACAG gGTCCTTACGGAACTTGTCAATAAAATGAGAGATATGCAAATGGACAAAGCAGAGCTGGGGTGCCTCCGAGCCATCGTCCTCTTCAACCCAG ATGCTAAAGGTCTTTCCAACACCGGTGAGGTGGAGCTCCTTAGAGAAAAGGTCTATGCATCATTGGAAGCCTACTGCAAACAGAAATACCCAGAGCAGCAGGGAAG GTTTGCTAAGCTCCTTCTTCGACTGCCAGCACTGCGATCTATTGGCTTGAAGTGCTTGGAGCATCTTTTCTTCTTCAAGCTTATTGGCGACACACCTATTGACACTTTCCTCATGGAAATGCTTGAAGCTCCCCATCAGTTGTCTTAG
- the rxrbb gene encoding retinoic acid receptor RXR-beta-A isoform X2, whose protein sequence is MSSQQTNSSASNSPTSILGSPFSVISPSLNSPVVSPSLGFGPISNSQISSSAPISGMHSISSSEDIKPPFGLRPMPAHSPGMMLSQKRMCVICGDRSSGKHYGVYSCEGCKGFFKRTVRKDLSYTCRDNKECLVDKRQRNRCQYCRYQKCLAMGMKREAVQEERQRNREREGELEFSVGVNEEMPVEKILEAETAVEQKTELHSDGGSAGNSPHDAVSNICQTADKQLFALVEWAKRIPHFSELPLDDQVILLRAGWNELLIASFSHRSIGLKDGVLLASELQRDSAHSAGVGAIFDRESVQSAEVGAIFDRVLTELVNKMRDMQMDKAELGCLRAIVLFNPDAKGLSNTGEVELLREKVYASLEAYCKQKYPEQQGRFAKLLLRLPALRSIGLKCLEHLFFFKLIGDTPIDTFLMEMLEAPHQLS, encoded by the exons ATGTCCTCACAGCAGACCAACAGTTCAGCCTCCAACAGCCCCACCAGCATCTTGGGTTCTCCTTTCTCAGTTATCAGTCCCTCACTTAACTCCCCAGTGGTCTCACCCTctctgggatttggacccatcAGCAACAGTCAG ATCTCTTCTTCAGCACCTATATCAGGGATGCACTCAATCAGCAGCTCAGAAGATATCAAGCCTCCATTTGGCCTGAGGCCCATGCCAGCTCACAGCCCTGGAATGATGTTGTCTCAGAAACGCATGTGTGTCATCTGTGGAGACCGCTCTTCTG GCAAGCACTATGGAGTGTACAGCTGTGAAGGTTGCAAAGGTTTCTTCAAACGAACTGTGCGCAAAGACCTTAGCTATACCTGCAGGGATAACAAAGAGTGCCTGGTCGACAAACGCCAGCGCAATCGCTGCCAGTACTGCCGCTACCAGAAGTGCCTGGCCATGGGCATGAAGAGGGAAG CGGTCCAGGAGGAGCGCCAGAGAAACCGTGAGCGTGAAGGAGAGCTTGAGTTCAGTGTTGGCGTGAATGAGGAGATGCCTGTGGAGAAGATTTTAGAGGCAGAGACGGCTGTGGAACAGAAGACTGAACTTCACTCTGATGGCGGTTCTGCTGGCAACTCT CCCCATGATGCAGTTAGCAATATCTGTCAGACTGCAGACAAACAGCTGTTTGCCTTGGTGGAGTGGGCAAAGAGAATCCCTCACTTCTCTGAACTGCCCCTCGATGACCAGGTCATCCTCCTGCGTGCAG GCTGGAATGAGCTCCTCATTGCTTCGTTCTCCCATCGCTCCATTGGTTTGAAGGATGGAGTTCTCCTAGCCTCTGAGCTGCAGCGCGACAGTGCACACAGCGCAGGAGTTGGAGCCATTTTTGACAG GGAGAGTGTGCAGAGCGCAGAGGTTGGTGCCATATTTGACAG gGTCCTTACGGAACTTGTCAATAAAATGAGAGATATGCAAATGGACAAAGCAGAGCTGGGGTGCCTCCGAGCCATCGTCCTCTTCAACCCAG ATGCTAAAGGTCTTTCCAACACCGGTGAGGTGGAGCTCCTTAGAGAAAAGGTCTATGCATCATTGGAAGCCTACTGCAAACAGAAATACCCAGAGCAGCAGGGAAG GTTTGCTAAGCTCCTTCTTCGACTGCCAGCACTGCGATCTATTGGCTTGAAGTGCTTGGAGCATCTTTTCTTCTTCAAGCTTATTGGCGACACACCTATTGACACTTTCCTCATGGAAATGCTTGAAGCTCCCCATCAGTTGTCTTAG